In a single window of the Bactrocera dorsalis isolate Fly_Bdor chromosome 2, ASM2337382v1, whole genome shotgun sequence genome:
- the LOC105230280 gene encoding dual specificity protein kinase TTK isoform X1 → MSFHYPRRVKDLPALEPDSDEEDVNQDRPKNGDELQKSGSKNHLAVIEAPPKVFGAFSNMRMFPKRSSELPTLDSDESEEEENPKTDNLNCAILNDSFIMSPADNSVLKTPGPPSGVKKKRAVGNLSFLTDFNKLALNTEGKENVNKTEDLLTAVVENIQPNAASTARKPHVSRAVTSCPLQSIQEDKVANDNLTGDIGRKSNENCAGAVLQRFNSDPTPQKNDKYSDLETPLRQNNNTALIPAVAPTNDGIADSQFATPQIRSFSVQRRPRGLCSTQSQKERTAIANEFRSQKVLFQTPMAITRAPVVCLPNDSITLSLCDSINGAETTPKTTEKIQQNTEKNDVVKQEVIVKSKKSLENAFSKSDKLEEPDGKNPPNTKSSESKEKEGNLHINNSDYTIIKKIGCGGSSSVYLAKRNSDGTECALKVVDLRGDPVVVEGYLNETKLLAKLQGNICVVALYEYQLLRNESRLFLVMEKGDSDLHKILQTYTTNLPLYVLMNFWYQILQAVNYIHQNGVIHSDLKPANFLMINGRLKLIDFGIASNIALDSTSIIKFSQAGTFNYISPEALTDTSTGSSPMRSNQPKIKISTKSDVWSLGCILYLLLYKRTPFSHIKNIYAKINAITSPTTNIEYPTIPLYYPAMLVHVNIFDFKLKMAKNCLQHNPKKRPSCAELLQYPFNMVIPIQNLAVPTTIKEKN, encoded by the exons ATGTCTTTCCACTATCCACGTAGAGTAAAAGATTTACCTGCTTTGGAACCGGATTCTGACGAAGAAGATGTTAATCAGGA TAGGCCTAAAAATGGGGATGAACTTCAAAAAAGTGGATCGAAGAATCATTTAGCTGTGATAGAAGCACCACCAAAAGTATTTGGAGCTTTTAGCAACATGCGAATGTT CCCTAAGCGGTCCTCAGAATTACCCACCCTCGATTCAGATGAGtccgaagaagaagaaaacccCAAAACTGATAATCTTAATTGTGCTATATTAAATGATTCCTTTATCATGAGTCCTGCGGACAATTCTGTACTAAAAACACCAGGCCCGCCATCAGGTGTTAAGAAAAAGCGTGCTGTTGGCAATCTGTCATTTCTTACAGACTTTAATAAATTGGCATTAAACACTGAGGGcaaggaaaatgtaaataaaactgAAGATTTGTTAACAGCGGTGGTAGAAAATATACAACCAAATGCCGCCAGTACCGCAAGAAAGCCACATGTAAGCCGAGCAGTCACTTCATGCCCTCTGCAAAGTATACAGGAAGACAAGGTGGCAAACGATAACCTTACCGGAGATATTGGCCGCAAAAGTAATGAAAACTGTGCTGGAGCTGTTTTACAACGTTTTAATTCTGATCCTACGCCACAGAAAAATGACAAGTATTCAGATTTAGAAACACCACTTCGGCAAAATAACAACACAGCACTGATTCCTGCAGTAGCACCGACAAATGACGGCATTGCTGATTCGCAATTTGCCACACCACAAATTCGATCTTTCTCAGTCCAGCGGAGGCCACGAGGCTTGTGTTCGACGCAGTCTCAAAAGGAGCGTACGGCAATTGCAAATGAGTTTCGTTCTCAGAAGGTTCTGTTTCAAACGCCAATGGCTATAACGCGCGCACCCGTCGTGTGTTTACCTAATGATAGTATTACTTTATCCCTTTGTGATTCCATAAATGGTGCTGAAACTACTCCCAAAACTACAGAAAAAATACAACAGAATACTGAGAAAAATGATGTAGTTAAGCAAGAGGTAATTGTTAAATCAAAGAAGTCACTGGAGAATGCTTTTTCAAAATCAGATAAACTGGAGGAACCAGATGGAAAGAACCCACCTAACACGAAGAGTTCAGAATCCAAAGAAAAAGAGGGTAATTTGCACATTAATAATTCGGAttatacaattattaaaaaaatcggtTGTGGAGGCTCCAGTTCCGTTTATTTGGCAAAAAGAAATTCGGATGGTACTGAATGCGCGTTAAAG GTTGTCGATTTGCGCGGTGATCCAGTTGTTGTTGAAGGCTatttaaatgaaacaaaactATTGGCAAAACTTCAAGGAAACATCTGTGTGGTAGCACTCTATGAATA TCAGTTATTGCGTAATGAGTCAAGACTCTTTCTCGTCATGGAAAAGGGAGACTCGGAtctgcataaaattttacagaCATATACTACGAATCTGCCACTATATGTACTTATGAATTTTTGGTATCAAATTTTGCAAGCGGTTAATTACATTCACCAAAATG GCGTCATACACTCCGACTTGAAGCcagcaaattttttaatgataaatGGTCGTTTGAAATTAATAGACTTTGGTATTGCCAGCAACATTGCACTGGACTCAACGAGTATAATCAAATTTTCTCAAGCCGgaacatttaattatattagtCCGGAAGCTCTTACCGACACATCCACGGGATCTAGCCCGATGCGCAGTAATCAACCAAAAATAAAG atATCAACTAAATCTGATGTTTGGTCGCTTGGATGCATACTATACTTATTACTTTATAAGCGCACTCCATTCTCGCATATCAAAAATATCTATGCCAAAATCAATGCAATTACAAGTCCTACCACAAACATAGAATATCCTACAATTCCTTTATATTATCCAGCAATGCTTGTGCACGTAAATATTtttgacttcaaattaaaa ATGGCAAAAAATTGCTTACAGCACAATCCAAAAAAGCGTCCATCTTGCGCTGAACTACTACAGTATCCGTTTAATATGGTTATACCGATACAAAATTTAGCGGTACCAACTACGattaaagagaaaaattaa
- the LOC105230280 gene encoding dual specificity protein kinase TTK isoform X2 has protein sequence MSFHYPRRVKDLPALEPDSDEEDVNQEPKNGDELQKSGSKNHLAVIEAPPKVFGAFSNMRMFPKRSSELPTLDSDESEEEENPKTDNLNCAILNDSFIMSPADNSVLKTPGPPSGVKKKRAVGNLSFLTDFNKLALNTEGKENVNKTEDLLTAVVENIQPNAASTARKPHVSRAVTSCPLQSIQEDKVANDNLTGDIGRKSNENCAGAVLQRFNSDPTPQKNDKYSDLETPLRQNNNTALIPAVAPTNDGIADSQFATPQIRSFSVQRRPRGLCSTQSQKERTAIANEFRSQKVLFQTPMAITRAPVVCLPNDSITLSLCDSINGAETTPKTTEKIQQNTEKNDVVKQEVIVKSKKSLENAFSKSDKLEEPDGKNPPNTKSSESKEKEGNLHINNSDYTIIKKIGCGGSSSVYLAKRNSDGTECALKVVDLRGDPVVVEGYLNETKLLAKLQGNICVVALYEYQLLRNESRLFLVMEKGDSDLHKILQTYTTNLPLYVLMNFWYQILQAVNYIHQNGVIHSDLKPANFLMINGRLKLIDFGIASNIALDSTSIIKFSQAGTFNYISPEALTDTSTGSSPMRSNQPKIKISTKSDVWSLGCILYLLLYKRTPFSHIKNIYAKINAITSPTTNIEYPTIPLYYPAMLVHVNIFDFKLKMAKNCLQHNPKKRPSCAELLQYPFNMVIPIQNLAVPTTIKEKN, from the exons ATGTCTTTCCACTATCCACGTAGAGTAAAAGATTTACCTGCTTTGGAACCGGATTCTGACGAAGAAGATGTTAATCAGGA GCCTAAAAATGGGGATGAACTTCAAAAAAGTGGATCGAAGAATCATTTAGCTGTGATAGAAGCACCACCAAAAGTATTTGGAGCTTTTAGCAACATGCGAATGTT CCCTAAGCGGTCCTCAGAATTACCCACCCTCGATTCAGATGAGtccgaagaagaagaaaacccCAAAACTGATAATCTTAATTGTGCTATATTAAATGATTCCTTTATCATGAGTCCTGCGGACAATTCTGTACTAAAAACACCAGGCCCGCCATCAGGTGTTAAGAAAAAGCGTGCTGTTGGCAATCTGTCATTTCTTACAGACTTTAATAAATTGGCATTAAACACTGAGGGcaaggaaaatgtaaataaaactgAAGATTTGTTAACAGCGGTGGTAGAAAATATACAACCAAATGCCGCCAGTACCGCAAGAAAGCCACATGTAAGCCGAGCAGTCACTTCATGCCCTCTGCAAAGTATACAGGAAGACAAGGTGGCAAACGATAACCTTACCGGAGATATTGGCCGCAAAAGTAATGAAAACTGTGCTGGAGCTGTTTTACAACGTTTTAATTCTGATCCTACGCCACAGAAAAATGACAAGTATTCAGATTTAGAAACACCACTTCGGCAAAATAACAACACAGCACTGATTCCTGCAGTAGCACCGACAAATGACGGCATTGCTGATTCGCAATTTGCCACACCACAAATTCGATCTTTCTCAGTCCAGCGGAGGCCACGAGGCTTGTGTTCGACGCAGTCTCAAAAGGAGCGTACGGCAATTGCAAATGAGTTTCGTTCTCAGAAGGTTCTGTTTCAAACGCCAATGGCTATAACGCGCGCACCCGTCGTGTGTTTACCTAATGATAGTATTACTTTATCCCTTTGTGATTCCATAAATGGTGCTGAAACTACTCCCAAAACTACAGAAAAAATACAACAGAATACTGAGAAAAATGATGTAGTTAAGCAAGAGGTAATTGTTAAATCAAAGAAGTCACTGGAGAATGCTTTTTCAAAATCAGATAAACTGGAGGAACCAGATGGAAAGAACCCACCTAACACGAAGAGTTCAGAATCCAAAGAAAAAGAGGGTAATTTGCACATTAATAATTCGGAttatacaattattaaaaaaatcggtTGTGGAGGCTCCAGTTCCGTTTATTTGGCAAAAAGAAATTCGGATGGTACTGAATGCGCGTTAAAG GTTGTCGATTTGCGCGGTGATCCAGTTGTTGTTGAAGGCTatttaaatgaaacaaaactATTGGCAAAACTTCAAGGAAACATCTGTGTGGTAGCACTCTATGAATA TCAGTTATTGCGTAATGAGTCAAGACTCTTTCTCGTCATGGAAAAGGGAGACTCGGAtctgcataaaattttacagaCATATACTACGAATCTGCCACTATATGTACTTATGAATTTTTGGTATCAAATTTTGCAAGCGGTTAATTACATTCACCAAAATG GCGTCATACACTCCGACTTGAAGCcagcaaattttttaatgataaatGGTCGTTTGAAATTAATAGACTTTGGTATTGCCAGCAACATTGCACTGGACTCAACGAGTATAATCAAATTTTCTCAAGCCGgaacatttaattatattagtCCGGAAGCTCTTACCGACACATCCACGGGATCTAGCCCGATGCGCAGTAATCAACCAAAAATAAAG atATCAACTAAATCTGATGTTTGGTCGCTTGGATGCATACTATACTTATTACTTTATAAGCGCACTCCATTCTCGCATATCAAAAATATCTATGCCAAAATCAATGCAATTACAAGTCCTACCACAAACATAGAATATCCTACAATTCCTTTATATTATCCAGCAATGCTTGTGCACGTAAATATTtttgacttcaaattaaaa ATGGCAAAAAATTGCTTACAGCACAATCCAAAAAAGCGTCCATCTTGCGCTGAACTACTACAGTATCCGTTTAATATGGTTATACCGATACAAAATTTAGCGGTACCAACTACGattaaagagaaaaattaa
- the LOC105230280 gene encoding dual specificity protein kinase TTK isoform X3 encodes MSFHYPRRVKDLPALEPDSDEEDVNQDRPKNGDELQKSGSKNHLAVIEAPPKVFGAFSNMRMFPKRSSELPTLDSDESEEEENPKTDNLNCAILNDSFIMSPADNSVLKTPGPPSGVKKKRAVGNLSFLTDFNKLALNTEGKENVNKTEDLLTAVVENIQPNAASTARKPHVSRAVTSCPLQSIQEDKVANDNLTGDIGRKSNENCAGAVLQRFNSDPTPQKNDKYSDLETPLRQNNNTALIPAVAPTNDGIADSQFATPQIRSFSVQRRPRGLCSTQSQKERTAIANEFRSQKVLFQTPMAITRAPVVCLPNDSITLSLCDSINGAETTPKTTEKIQQNTEKNDVVKQEVIVKSKKSLENAFSKSDKLEEPDGKNPPNTKSSESKEKEGNLHINNSDYTIIKKIGCGGSSSVYLAKRNSDGTECALKVVDLRGDPVVVEGYLNETKLLAKLQGNICVVALYEYQLLRNESRLFLVMEKGDSDLHKILQTYTTNLPLYVLMNFWYQILQAVNYIHQNGVIHSDLKPANFLMINGRLKLIDFGIASNIALDSTSIIKFSQAGTFNYISPEALTDTSTGSSPMRSNQPKIKISTKSDVWSLGCILYLLLYKRTPFSHIKNIYAKINAITSPTTNIEYPTIPLYYPAMLVHMAKNCLQHNPKKRPSCAELLQYPFNMVIPIQNLAVPTTIKEKN; translated from the exons ATGTCTTTCCACTATCCACGTAGAGTAAAAGATTTACCTGCTTTGGAACCGGATTCTGACGAAGAAGATGTTAATCAGGA TAGGCCTAAAAATGGGGATGAACTTCAAAAAAGTGGATCGAAGAATCATTTAGCTGTGATAGAAGCACCACCAAAAGTATTTGGAGCTTTTAGCAACATGCGAATGTT CCCTAAGCGGTCCTCAGAATTACCCACCCTCGATTCAGATGAGtccgaagaagaagaaaacccCAAAACTGATAATCTTAATTGTGCTATATTAAATGATTCCTTTATCATGAGTCCTGCGGACAATTCTGTACTAAAAACACCAGGCCCGCCATCAGGTGTTAAGAAAAAGCGTGCTGTTGGCAATCTGTCATTTCTTACAGACTTTAATAAATTGGCATTAAACACTGAGGGcaaggaaaatgtaaataaaactgAAGATTTGTTAACAGCGGTGGTAGAAAATATACAACCAAATGCCGCCAGTACCGCAAGAAAGCCACATGTAAGCCGAGCAGTCACTTCATGCCCTCTGCAAAGTATACAGGAAGACAAGGTGGCAAACGATAACCTTACCGGAGATATTGGCCGCAAAAGTAATGAAAACTGTGCTGGAGCTGTTTTACAACGTTTTAATTCTGATCCTACGCCACAGAAAAATGACAAGTATTCAGATTTAGAAACACCACTTCGGCAAAATAACAACACAGCACTGATTCCTGCAGTAGCACCGACAAATGACGGCATTGCTGATTCGCAATTTGCCACACCACAAATTCGATCTTTCTCAGTCCAGCGGAGGCCACGAGGCTTGTGTTCGACGCAGTCTCAAAAGGAGCGTACGGCAATTGCAAATGAGTTTCGTTCTCAGAAGGTTCTGTTTCAAACGCCAATGGCTATAACGCGCGCACCCGTCGTGTGTTTACCTAATGATAGTATTACTTTATCCCTTTGTGATTCCATAAATGGTGCTGAAACTACTCCCAAAACTACAGAAAAAATACAACAGAATACTGAGAAAAATGATGTAGTTAAGCAAGAGGTAATTGTTAAATCAAAGAAGTCACTGGAGAATGCTTTTTCAAAATCAGATAAACTGGAGGAACCAGATGGAAAGAACCCACCTAACACGAAGAGTTCAGAATCCAAAGAAAAAGAGGGTAATTTGCACATTAATAATTCGGAttatacaattattaaaaaaatcggtTGTGGAGGCTCCAGTTCCGTTTATTTGGCAAAAAGAAATTCGGATGGTACTGAATGCGCGTTAAAG GTTGTCGATTTGCGCGGTGATCCAGTTGTTGTTGAAGGCTatttaaatgaaacaaaactATTGGCAAAACTTCAAGGAAACATCTGTGTGGTAGCACTCTATGAATA TCAGTTATTGCGTAATGAGTCAAGACTCTTTCTCGTCATGGAAAAGGGAGACTCGGAtctgcataaaattttacagaCATATACTACGAATCTGCCACTATATGTACTTATGAATTTTTGGTATCAAATTTTGCAAGCGGTTAATTACATTCACCAAAATG GCGTCATACACTCCGACTTGAAGCcagcaaattttttaatgataaatGGTCGTTTGAAATTAATAGACTTTGGTATTGCCAGCAACATTGCACTGGACTCAACGAGTATAATCAAATTTTCTCAAGCCGgaacatttaattatattagtCCGGAAGCTCTTACCGACACATCCACGGGATCTAGCCCGATGCGCAGTAATCAACCAAAAATAAAG atATCAACTAAATCTGATGTTTGGTCGCTTGGATGCATACTATACTTATTACTTTATAAGCGCACTCCATTCTCGCATATCAAAAATATCTATGCCAAAATCAATGCAATTACAAGTCCTACCACAAACATAGAATATCCTACAATTCCTTTATATTATCCAGCAATGCTTGTGCAC ATGGCAAAAAATTGCTTACAGCACAATCCAAAAAAGCGTCCATCTTGCGCTGAACTACTACAGTATCCGTTTAATATGGTTATACCGATACAAAATTTAGCGGTACCAACTACGattaaagagaaaaattaa
- the LOC105230280 gene encoding dual specificity protein kinase TTK isoform X4, translating to MSFHYPRRVKDLPALEPDSDEEDVNQEPKNGDELQKSGSKNHLAVIEAPPKVFGAFSNMRMFPKRSSELPTLDSDESEEEENPKTDNLNCAILNDSFIMSPADNSVLKTPGPPSGVKKKRAVGNLSFLTDFNKLALNTEGKENVNKTEDLLTAVVENIQPNAASTARKPHVSRAVTSCPLQSIQEDKVANDNLTGDIGRKSNENCAGAVLQRFNSDPTPQKNDKYSDLETPLRQNNNTALIPAVAPTNDGIADSQFATPQIRSFSVQRRPRGLCSTQSQKERTAIANEFRSQKVLFQTPMAITRAPVVCLPNDSITLSLCDSINGAETTPKTTEKIQQNTEKNDVVKQEVIVKSKKSLENAFSKSDKLEEPDGKNPPNTKSSESKEKEGNLHINNSDYTIIKKIGCGGSSSVYLAKRNSDGTECALKVVDLRGDPVVVEGYLNETKLLAKLQGNICVVALYEYQLLRNESRLFLVMEKGDSDLHKILQTYTTNLPLYVLMNFWYQILQAVNYIHQNGVIHSDLKPANFLMINGRLKLIDFGIASNIALDSTSIIKFSQAGTFNYISPEALTDTSTGSSPMRSNQPKIKISTKSDVWSLGCILYLLLYKRTPFSHIKNIYAKINAITSPTTNIEYPTIPLYYPAMLVHMAKNCLQHNPKKRPSCAELLQYPFNMVIPIQNLAVPTTIKEKN from the exons ATGTCTTTCCACTATCCACGTAGAGTAAAAGATTTACCTGCTTTGGAACCGGATTCTGACGAAGAAGATGTTAATCAGGA GCCTAAAAATGGGGATGAACTTCAAAAAAGTGGATCGAAGAATCATTTAGCTGTGATAGAAGCACCACCAAAAGTATTTGGAGCTTTTAGCAACATGCGAATGTT CCCTAAGCGGTCCTCAGAATTACCCACCCTCGATTCAGATGAGtccgaagaagaagaaaacccCAAAACTGATAATCTTAATTGTGCTATATTAAATGATTCCTTTATCATGAGTCCTGCGGACAATTCTGTACTAAAAACACCAGGCCCGCCATCAGGTGTTAAGAAAAAGCGTGCTGTTGGCAATCTGTCATTTCTTACAGACTTTAATAAATTGGCATTAAACACTGAGGGcaaggaaaatgtaaataaaactgAAGATTTGTTAACAGCGGTGGTAGAAAATATACAACCAAATGCCGCCAGTACCGCAAGAAAGCCACATGTAAGCCGAGCAGTCACTTCATGCCCTCTGCAAAGTATACAGGAAGACAAGGTGGCAAACGATAACCTTACCGGAGATATTGGCCGCAAAAGTAATGAAAACTGTGCTGGAGCTGTTTTACAACGTTTTAATTCTGATCCTACGCCACAGAAAAATGACAAGTATTCAGATTTAGAAACACCACTTCGGCAAAATAACAACACAGCACTGATTCCTGCAGTAGCACCGACAAATGACGGCATTGCTGATTCGCAATTTGCCACACCACAAATTCGATCTTTCTCAGTCCAGCGGAGGCCACGAGGCTTGTGTTCGACGCAGTCTCAAAAGGAGCGTACGGCAATTGCAAATGAGTTTCGTTCTCAGAAGGTTCTGTTTCAAACGCCAATGGCTATAACGCGCGCACCCGTCGTGTGTTTACCTAATGATAGTATTACTTTATCCCTTTGTGATTCCATAAATGGTGCTGAAACTACTCCCAAAACTACAGAAAAAATACAACAGAATACTGAGAAAAATGATGTAGTTAAGCAAGAGGTAATTGTTAAATCAAAGAAGTCACTGGAGAATGCTTTTTCAAAATCAGATAAACTGGAGGAACCAGATGGAAAGAACCCACCTAACACGAAGAGTTCAGAATCCAAAGAAAAAGAGGGTAATTTGCACATTAATAATTCGGAttatacaattattaaaaaaatcggtTGTGGAGGCTCCAGTTCCGTTTATTTGGCAAAAAGAAATTCGGATGGTACTGAATGCGCGTTAAAG GTTGTCGATTTGCGCGGTGATCCAGTTGTTGTTGAAGGCTatttaaatgaaacaaaactATTGGCAAAACTTCAAGGAAACATCTGTGTGGTAGCACTCTATGAATA TCAGTTATTGCGTAATGAGTCAAGACTCTTTCTCGTCATGGAAAAGGGAGACTCGGAtctgcataaaattttacagaCATATACTACGAATCTGCCACTATATGTACTTATGAATTTTTGGTATCAAATTTTGCAAGCGGTTAATTACATTCACCAAAATG GCGTCATACACTCCGACTTGAAGCcagcaaattttttaatgataaatGGTCGTTTGAAATTAATAGACTTTGGTATTGCCAGCAACATTGCACTGGACTCAACGAGTATAATCAAATTTTCTCAAGCCGgaacatttaattatattagtCCGGAAGCTCTTACCGACACATCCACGGGATCTAGCCCGATGCGCAGTAATCAACCAAAAATAAAG atATCAACTAAATCTGATGTTTGGTCGCTTGGATGCATACTATACTTATTACTTTATAAGCGCACTCCATTCTCGCATATCAAAAATATCTATGCCAAAATCAATGCAATTACAAGTCCTACCACAAACATAGAATATCCTACAATTCCTTTATATTATCCAGCAATGCTTGTGCAC ATGGCAAAAAATTGCTTACAGCACAATCCAAAAAAGCGTCCATCTTGCGCTGAACTACTACAGTATCCGTTTAATATGGTTATACCGATACAAAATTTAGCGGTACCAACTACGattaaagagaaaaattaa
- the LOC105230282 gene encoding transmembrane protein 192 has translation MVSLGHNFNANRSAQYMNMGDNRASVTPSNAAAGVGAGTFGSDTQELLDPVLTSNTDGTFKSLKTIPAFSIHLLISSVISFIGIVLAFAWPEDKRCEAYFIMLYLRATFWVITFLFDHLIKKHHDDLRLNGYHEFHRATAMQKSIPLNVVSLWNSMLLAVQAGIHHYYGVNFWQHCAEGFLSPVSYIAAFNTLETLVLSATHGCYISKVRKFNKSAPPPDALRGGNSASGSLGLMQPGGNTTELLEKQADLIAYLKDHNQKLNQKLHQMQLNARTVNLTA, from the exons ATGGTCAGTTTGGGACACAATTTCAACGCAAATagg AGTGCTCAATATATGAACATGGGTGATAATCGTGCATCTGTTACGCCAAGCAACGCTGCAGCCGGTGTGGGTGCTGGCACCTTTGGTAGCGACACACAAGAGCTGCTTGATCCAGTATTAACTTCAAATACGGATGGTACCTTCAAATCTCTCAAAACAATACCGGCTTTTAG TATTCATTTGCTGATTTCGAGTGTAATCTCTTTCATTGGCATTGTGCTTGCTTTTGCATGGCCAGAGGACAAACGTTGTGAAGCGTATTTTATTATGCTATACTTACGTGCGACTTTTTGGGTGATAACATTT TTGTTCGATCACTTAATTAAAAAGCATCACGACGATTTACGCCTGAATGGTTATCATGAATTCCATCGTGCCACGGCCATGCAAAAGAGTATACCACTAAATGTGGTATCGCTTTGGAACTCCATGCTATTGGCTGTACAAGCGGGTATTCATCACTATTATGGTGTAAATTTCTGGCAACATTGTGCGGAAGGGTTTCTCTCGCCGGTTTCTTATATTGCCGCTTTCAACACTTTAGAGACACTGGTATTGAGTGCAACTCACGGTtgctatatat CGAAAGTGCGGAAATTTAATAAATCCGCCCCACCACCCGATGCGCTCCGCGGTGGTAATAGTGCTTCCGGTTCACTGGGCCTAATGCAACCGGGTGGTAATACTACTGAGTTGTTAGAGAAACag GCCGATCTTATTGCCTACCTGAAGGATCATAATcagaaattaaatcaaaaattgcacCAAATGCAGTTAAATGCGCGCACCGTGAATTTGACAGCTTAA